Proteins encoded in a region of the Neodiprion lecontei isolate iyNeoLeco1 chromosome 5, iyNeoLeco1.1, whole genome shotgun sequence genome:
- the LOC107228097 gene encoding microtubule-associated serine/threonine-protein kinase 2 isoform X5, with translation MDQAKNRPSRARFRSASNSARILVFDQPETSESKAKSEMEGYRNLTLPKMESKEAPVKPAADEISNLVRMRNSAIGKSAPSLSIHMRDFNIPRRAAKAAHRKSFIATTSPTLPRCQSPICGSPLESPRMSSSPHFPFAPIKRINASSTAVADGRRWSVASLPSSGYGTTPGSSNVSSQCSSQERLHQLPNIPTKDELRMLSCHFSKPGTPCGSHPGFPGSSISSIPGSIALSMEEEGRRSPMHRPRSRSLSSPSRSPVLDSEIVMMNTLYKERFPKATQQMEERLTNFINENREIDEYELVTQIAPDSLPILRFVHHQVIEMARDCLQKSQEKLITSRYFYEMSENLEILLMETKEKSLEAAARLTGLIKKLLLVISRPARLLECLEFDPEEFYHLLEQAEGQARINIGIKADIPQYIINKLSLNRDPISELQEDLNKLEDSASSSENNLLLASSSPGKEDEIRSQRVPCESDYEVLKLISNGAYGAVYLVKEKITRQRFAMKKINKNNLMLRNQVEQVFAERDIMSFTDNPFVVSMYCSFETKKHLCLVMEYVEGGDCANLLKNIGPLPPDMARFYFAETVLAVEYLHNYGIVHRDLKPDNLLITALGHIKLTDFGLSKMGLMSLATNLYEGYVDRDTRQFSDKQVFGTPEYIAPEVILRQGYGKPVDWWSMGIILYEFLIGCVPFFGETPEELFAHTVNDDIEWPDNDDWPVQPEAKDIITALLQQSPRDRLGTAGSHEVKEHPYFFGVDWNSLLRHKAEFVPQLTNDEDTSYFDSRMDRYNHDLGDDTDDTDDSPLFGSFSSYSPQSRKISQTRPQLFNMSEPELDFSRKQLFRCESETSDAQLSPGFVQNVASVAQKSLQKNLLLDKNQSQTKNNSFHESPDKTADKSDPNSTGSTISATFSRDAQSTSATKNSSGDALSVSLSTPDSSQTESDDVSPQIQRKRHSHTRDKLPRFSISIDDEHILDLAAANRDAADDKHNSSTDSFETFAMSLLPLTKHRSRSVIKSASTSGLSLVIPTNDLPLTQPIESPGGSSTASSRDTSPCRELSPLVTSLKPPTIIRRGPCGFGFTVHTIRVYYGDSDFYTMHHLVMAVNQSSPAFEAGLRPGDLITHINGEAIQGLYHTQVLQLMLSGGDHVTLRSTPLENTSIKSGGRKRELGQSKMAKKSLHRQRKQKRDHSDKKRKTSLFRRISSKRASVEMQQPLSISCPLSAPILPSDSKPPLMMAAGICSPSMVTPSRSFQSFTRSLPPQESAPFFNACTKSVCSPSPPINRSSSESYHSTTTSSPCSSPSSSSSSTNPPIGNISSIANQSHYQRPSTLHGLKHKLHTAAKNIHSPNRRKSVGHIPLSPLARTPSPSPIPASPTRSPSPLAFPTGHQPGSSNTTQSYSPGNY, from the exons ATGGATCAGGCTAAAAACAGGCCAAGTAGAGCTCGTTTTCGTTCAGCGAGTAATTCCGCTCGAATTTTAGTCTTTGATCAACCTGAAACATCGGAGTCTAAGGCTAAAAGCGAGATGGAAGGATACAGGAATCTCACTCTGCCCAAAATGGAAAGCAAAGAAGCCCCTGTGAAACCAG CTGCCGATGAGATTTCCAATTTGGTACGGATGCGAAATTCTGCGATAGGGAAGTCAGCGCCGTCCCTTTCCATTCATATG CGTGACTTTAACATCCCACGGCGAGCAGCAAAAGCGGCTCATCGAAAATCATTCATTGCCACCACTTCTCCAACCCTGCCGCGTTGTCAGTCTCCAATTTGCG GCAGTCCCCTAGAGAGTCCTAGGATGTCATCCAGTCCACATTTTCCTTTTGCACCAATTAAAAG AATCAACGCAAGCAGCACAGCAGTGGCCGATGGCAGGCGATGGTCCGTCGCAAGTCTACCTTCGAGTGGCTACGGGACGACTCCAGGCTCCAGTAATGTGTCT TCCCAATGTTCGAGCCAGGAACGCCTTCACCAGTTACCCAACATACCGACCAAAGACGAACTCCGCATGCTGTCCTGTCACTTTTCAAAACCAGGTACGCCTTGCGGCTCGCACCCGGGCTTTCCTGGATCAAGTATATCCAGTATTCCAGGATCCATAGCTCTTAGCATGGAAGAAGAGGGTCGCAGATCGCCGATGCATCGTCCAAGGTCCAGAAGTTTGAG TAGCCCGAGTCGATCTCCTGTTTTGGATAGCGAAATAGTGATGATGAACACGTTATACAAGGAGCGATTTCCCAAA GCAACGCAACAAATGGAGGAAAGATTGACTAATTTTATTAACGAAAATCGTGAAATAGACGAATATGAACTGGTTACGCAGATAGCACCGGATTCTTTGCCTATACTGAGATTCGTCCATCATCAAGTGATAGAAATGGCTCGTGATTGTCTACAAAAATCtcaagaaaaattaatcactTCTAGATACTTTTATGAGATGagtgaaaatttggaaatactCTTAATGGAG acgaaagaaaaatctttGGAAGCAGCAGCTAGACTAACAGgactaattaaaaaattgttactaGTAATCTCAAGACCGGCGCGACTTTTAGAATGCCTCGAGTTTGATCCAGAAGAATTTTATCACCTTTTGGAGCAGGCGGAAGGGCAAGCTAGGATAAATATCGGAATCAAAGCTGATATTCCTCAGTACATAATTAACAAATTGTCACTTAATCGTGACCCGATCtcag AGTTACAGGAAGATTTGAATAAACTCGAAGACTCAGCGTCGTCTAGCGAAAATAATTTACTATTGGCTTCGTCTAGTCCAGGTAAAGAAGACGAAATTCGATCTCAGCGGGTGCCATGCGAAAGCGATTACGAAGTTTTGAAGCTGATAAGCAACGGAGCTTACGGAGCTGTCTATTTggtgaaggaaaaaataacgagGCAACGTTTtgctatgaaaaaaataaacaagaacAATTTAATGTTAAGGAATCAAGTGGAACAAGTATTTGCCGAACGTGATATTATGAGTTTCACCGACAATCCTTTCGTCGTTTCCATGTATTGTAGTTTTGAAACAAAG aAACACTTGTGCCTCGTAATGGAATACGTTGAGGGAGGTGACTGCGCGAATCTCTTGAAAAATATCGGACCATTACCACCAGATATGGCTAGATTTTATTTTGCTGAAACTGTTTTAGCTGTTGAATATTTGCACAATTACGGTATCGTTCATCGGGATTTAAAACCTGACAA CTTACTCATCACTGCTCTGGGTCACATAAAATTGACAGATTTTGGCCTCAGCAAGATGGGTCTCATGTCCC TGGCAACAAATCTGTACGAAGGTTACGTGGACAGAGATACTCGGCAATTCTCCGATAAACAGGTATTCGGAACCCCCGAATACATAGCGCCCGAAGTGATCCTTCGCCAAGGTTACGGAAAGCCTGTTGACTGGTGGTCAATGGGTATAATACTGTATGAGTTCTTGATCGGCTGTGTTCCATTTTTTGGAGAAACACCCGAAGAATTATTTGCCCACACGGTCAATG ACGACATCGAGTGGCCTGATAATGATGACTGGCCAGTACAACCGGAAGCAAAGGATATAATAACTGCACTCTTGCAACAAAGCCCTAGGGATCGCCTGGGAACAGCGGGATCTCACGAAGTTAAGGAACATCCTTATTTCTTTGGCGTCGATTGGAACAGTCTTTTGAGACACAAGGCTGAATTCGTTCCACAGTTGACAAACGATGAGGACACAAGTTACTTCGACT CTCGTATGGACCGCTACAATCACGATTTGGGTGATGATACGGACGACACCGATGACTCTCCTCTCTTTGGCTCGTTTTCATCATACTCACCGCAATCGCGCAAAATATCTCAGACAAGGCCGCAGTTGTTTAACATGTCTGAGCCAGAATTGGACTTTTCTCGAAAGCAATTATTCCGCTGCGAGTCCGAAACCTCGGACGCTCAATTATCTCCTGGCTTTGTGCAAAACGTTGCTTCTGTAGCACAGAAGTCATTGCAAAAGAATTTGCTGCTTGATAAGAATCAGTCGCAGACTAAGAATAACTCGTTTCATGAATCTCCAGATAAAACTGCAGACAAGTCTGATCCAAATAGTACTGGTTCTACGATATCTGCGACCTTCAGTAGAGATGCGCAATCAACGAGTGCTACAAAAAATAGCAGCGGTGATGCACTCTCCGTCAGTTTGAGTACTCCGGATTCTTCTCAAACCGAATCTGATGACGTCAGCCCGCAGATTCAAAGGAAACGCCATTCGCATACACGCGACAAGCTGCCCAGGTTCAGTATATCCATTGACGACGAACACAT ATTGGATCTAGCGGCTGCTAACAGGGATGCTGCGGATGACAAGCACAATTCCAGCACAGATTCGTTCGAAACGTTCGCAATGTCTTTGCTACCCTTGACAAAACACAGATCCAGATCGGTGATAAAATCTGCATCAACCAGCGGGCTGTCTCTGGTCATACCGACGA ATGACTTACCATTGACGCAGCCAATCGAATCACCTGGCGGCTCTTCCACCGCCTCCTCTCGGGATACTTCGCCATGTCGAGAACTCAGCCCTCTGGTAACCAGTCTCAAACCACCAACCATCATTAGGCGGGGTCCCTGCGGCTTCGGATTCACCGTTCACACCATACGTGTTTATTATGGTGACAGCGATTTCTATACCATGCATCATTTGGTCATG GCGGTCAATCAATCTAGTCCAGCATTTGAGGCGGGACTTAGACCCGGAGACTTGATAACTCACATAAACGGTGAAGCAATTCAGGGGCTTTATCACACGCAAGTTTTGCAGCTAATGCTGAGCGGAGGAGATCATGTAACTTTGCGAAGTACGCCACTGGAAAATACAAGCATTAAAAGCGGGGGTAGAAAGCGTGAGTTGGGGCAGAGTAAAATGGCGAAAAAATCGCTTCACAGACAGAGAAAGCAGAAGCGCGATCATTCggacaaaaaacgaaagacaTCGCTGTTCAGAAGAATCAGTTCTAAACGAGCCAGTGTCGAGATGCAGCAG CCGTTAAGTATCAGTTGTCCTTTGTCGGCACCAATCCTTCCCAGTGACAGCAAACCTCCACTTATG ATGGCTGCGGGAATCTGTTCTCCGTCAATGGTTACTCCGAGTCGTTCGTTCCAGTCATTTACTCGCTCTTTACCGCCTCAGGAATCGGCACCGTTTTTCAACGCCTGTACCAAGTCAGTCTGCAGCCCGTCACCTCCAATAAATCGATCCAGTTCGGAATCCTACCACTCGACGACCACCTCGAGCCCATGCTCAAGTCCCAGTTCTTCGTCGTCCAGTACAAATCCTCCTATAGGGAACATATCGAGTATCGCTAATCAGTCTCATTATCAGAGGCCAAGTACGCTGCATGGACTGAAGCACAAGCTCCACACTGctgcgaaaaatattcattcccCAAACAGGAGGAAATCTGTCGGTCACATACCCCTTTCGCCTTTGGCCAGGACTCCCAGTCCATCGCCCATCCCTGCCAGCCCAACGAGGAGCCCGAGTCCTCTGGCTTTTCCCACTGGGCATCAGCCGGGAAGTTCTAATACAACACAATCTTACAGTCCAG GAAATTATTAG